The Plasmodium yoelii strain 17X genome assembly, chromosome: 8 genome includes a region encoding these proteins:
- a CDS encoding PIR protein yields MNKEVCQKFENLWNKFPDKLDSSNNYQFKERNFLDSYCDGSGCDTDFERIAGGCLYLFMQFFGSSELFQSVAKRNINIVDYILIWLSYMLNLKEQPGNDSNLQFFYKTTINNDKYKNSINGVTEYSNYKELIDKKTYFLSMNRNIIFNFYEAFKSLCEMYNEFDDNTPYCTKCSENANQFVNKYREMNKNSDITNNSFYNELLSTLSKDYDNFMNKYNNNQHLKYSPLPTIEKTENSAQQILQSSEDTSSGSSVTNKLFTVLSIFGAIAFLLGISYKYSLFGFRKRFQKQKLREKIKNIKKKMGH; encoded by the exons atgaataaagaagtg tgcCAAAAATTCGAGAATCTATGGAATAAATTTCCTGATAAATTGGACAGTAGTAATAACTATCAATTTAAAGAAAGAAATTTTTTAGATAGTTATTGTGATGGTAGTGGTTGTGATACTGATTTTGAAAGAATTGCTGGTGGATgtttatatctttttatgCAATTCTTTGGGAGTTCTGAATTGTTTCAGTCTGTTGCAAAAAGAAacatcaatattgttgattacattttgatatggttaagttatatgttaaacctaaagGAACAACCAGGAAATGATAGCAatctacaatttttttataaaacaactataaataatgataagtataaaaattctataaatGGTGTTACAGAGTATAGCAATTATAAGGAgcttatagataaaaaaacatattttttgagTATGAatagaaatattatatttaatttttatgaagcatttaaatcattatgtgaAATGTATAATGAATTTGATGATAATACACCATATTGCACAAAATGTTCGGAAAATGCTAATcaatttgttaataaatatagagaaatgaataaaaattctGATATTACTAATAATAGTTTCTATAATGAACTATTGTCTACTTTATCAAaagattatgataattttatgaataaatataataataatcaacatttaaaatattcacCTCTTCCAACGATAGAAAAAACAGAAAATTCTGCCCAACAAATTCTACAAAGTTCTGAAGATACATCATCAGGTTCATCGGTAACAAACAAACtatttacagttttatcgatatttggtgcaatagcatttcttttaggaatttcttacaag tattcgttatttggatttcggaaacgatttcaaaaacaaaaattaagagaaaaaataaaaaatataaagaagaaaatgggTCATTAA
- a CDS encoding PIR protein, producing the protein MDKEMCKRFKNVREWISDELKVKGNNEIKDDTILNTVCNNNNFLNNSCNDNNFQSDLDKISAGCLYLLDEFIKDCGLIPPPAQNNINIVDYILIWLSYMLNLGKSEGKDNVNDFYSTYINSCNKYNDYINDLSGYDNYKGLIDTKRDFLYMDSNIVSKFYKAFKSLCEMYNELDDENNDCKKYLEDNNEFFNKYEELKNDPHITDSNPYKEILSILSNDYDNFKKECTAAQERKLKADKETITPQYTIGGTGEAGVTEETEVTEETGVTEETGVTGITGVTGQIFEDTSSSSSIASKLIPVLLIFGAIPIFLGIAYKYSLFGFRKRFKKQQIREKIKNIKKRMNH; encoded by the exons ATGGATAAAGAaatg TGTAAAAGGTTCAAGAATGTAAGGGAATGGATTTCCGATGAATTGAAAGTTAAAGGAAACAATGAAATTAAAGATGATACGATTTTAAATACTgtttgtaataataataattttttaaataattcttgtaatgataataattttcaaaGTGATTTGGATAAAATAagtgctggatgtttatatttgttggatGAATTCATTAAGGATTGTGGTTTGATTCCCCCTCCTGCGCAAAATAacatcaatattgttgattacattttgatatggttaagttatatgttaaacctgGGCAAAAGTGAAGGAAAAGACAATgtaaatgatttttatagTACATACATAAATAGTTGTAATAAGTataatgattatataaatgacTTATCTGgttatgataattataagGGTCTTATAGATACAAAACGTGATTTTTTGTATATGGATAGTAATATtgtatctaaattttataaagcatttaaatcattatgtgaaatgtataatgaacttgatgatgaaaataacgATTGCAAGAAATATTTGGAAGACaataatgaattttttaataaatatgaagaaCTTAAGAATGATCCTCATATTACTGATAGCAATccatataaagaaatattgTCTATactatcaaatgattatgataattttaaaaaagaatGTACAGCTGCTCAAGAAAGAAAACTTAAAGCCGATAAAGAGACAATTACACCACAATATACTATAGGAGGTACTGGAGAAGCTGGAGTAACTGAAGAAACTGAAGTAACTGAAGAAACTGGAGTAACTGAAGAAACTGGAGTAACTGGAATAACTGGAGTTACTGGACAAATTTTTGAAGatacatcatcaagttcgtcgatagcaagcaaattaattccagttttattgatatttggtgcaataccaattttcttgggaattgcttataag tattcgttatttggatttcggaaacgatttaaaaaacaacaaataagagaaaaaataaaaaatataaagaagaggatgaatcattaa